A window from Sus scrofa isolate TJ Tabasco breed Duroc chromosome 2, Sscrofa11.1, whole genome shotgun sequence encodes these proteins:
- the LOC100515362 gene encoding olfactory receptor 2B11, whose product MRSDNQSFWGDSPQAFILLGVSDRPWLELPLFVVLLVSYVLAMLGNIAIILVSHLDPQLHSPMYIFLSHLSFLDLCYTTTTVPQMLVNMGSSRKTISYSGCTVQYAIFHWLGCTECIVLAAMALDRYVAICEPLRYAIIMHHPLCQQLVVLAWLSGFGNSLIQVVLTVQLPFCGQQVLNNFFCEVPAMIKLSCADTAVNDTTLAVLVAFFVLVPLALILLSYGFIARAVLKIQSSKGRHKAFGTCSSHVVVVSLFYLPAIYMYLQPPSSYSQEQGKFISLFYSIITPTLNPFIYTLRNKDVKGALRRLLARIWRLCIR is encoded by the coding sequence ATGAGAAGTGACAATCAGAGCTTTTGGGGGGACTCTCCTCAGGCCTTCATCCTTCTGGGTGTTTCTGACAGGCCATGGCTGGAACTCCCTCTCTTTGTGGTCCTCCTTGTGTCCTATGTTCTGGCCATGTTGGGGAACATTGCCATCATCCTGGTGTCACACCTGGATCCCCAGCTCCACAGCCCCATGTACATCTTCCTCAgccacctctccttcctggaTCTCTGCTATACCACCACCACAGTCCCTCAGATGCTGGTCAACATGGGCAGCTCCAGGAAGACCATCAGCTACAGTGGCTGCACAGTACAGTATGCAATTTTCCACTGGTTGGGATGCACTGAATGCATTGTTTTGGCAGCTATGGCCTtagaccgctatgtggccatctgtgaGCCCCTCCGGTATGCTATCATCATGCACCACCCTCTTTGCCAACAGCTTGTGGttttggcctggctcagtggctttgGAAACTCCCTCATTCAGGTAGTCCTCACAGTGCAGTTGCCCTTCTGTGGGCAACAGGTGCTAAACAACTTCTTCTGTGAGGTGCCAGCCATGATCAAGCTATCGTGTGCTGACACAGCTGTGAATGACACCACATTGGCTGTGCTGGTGGCCTTCTTTGTACTTGTTCCCCTAGCTCTCATCCTTCTGTCGTATGGTTTCATTGCCCGTGCAGTGCTGAAGATCCAATCCTCCAAGGGACGGCACAAGGCTTTTGGGACATGTTCTTCCCATGTTGTGGTGGTTTCCCTCTTTTACCTACCTGCCATATACATGTACCTGCAACCTCCTTCCAGCTACTCCCAAGAGCAGGGTAAATTTATCTCCCTTTTCTATTCCATAATCACCCCCACCCTCAATCCTTTCATCTATACTCTGAGGAATAAGGATGTGAAGGGTGCACTGAGAAGACTCCTGGCAAGGATCTGGAGGCTCTGCATAAGATGA